The following coding sequences lie in one Pseudomonas sp. B33.4 genomic window:
- a CDS encoding aspartate aminotransferase family protein, whose translation MNMPENAQSPLASQLKLDAHWMPYTANRNFQRDPRLIVGAEGSWLIDDKGRKVYDSLSGLWTCGAGHTRKEIQEAVSKQLGTLDYSPGFQYGHPLSFQLAEKITELTPGNLNHVFFTDSGSECADTAVKMVRAYWRLKGQATKTKMIGRARGYHGVNIAGTSLGGVNGNRKLFGQAMMDVDHLPHTLLASNAFSRGMPEQGGIALADELLKLIELHDASNIAAVFVEPMAGSAGVLVPPQGYLKRLREICDQHNILLVFDEVITGFGRTGNMFGADTFGVTPDLMCIAKQVTNGAIPMGAVIASSEIYQTFMNQPTPEYAVEFPHGYTYSAHPVACAAGLAALDLLQKENLVQSVAEVAPHFENALHGLKGSKHVIDIRNFGLAGAIQIAGRDGDAIVRPFEAGMALWKAGFYVRFGGDTLQFGPTFNSKPQDLDRLFDAVGEVLNKLD comes from the coding sequence ATGAACATGCCTGAAAACGCTCAGTCGCCACTGGCCAGCCAACTGAAGCTGGACGCGCACTGGATGCCGTACACCGCCAACCGCAACTTCCAGCGCGATCCGCGTCTGATCGTTGGCGCCGAAGGCAGCTGGCTGATCGATGACAAGGGCCGCAAGGTATATGACTCGCTGTCCGGACTGTGGACCTGCGGCGCGGGTCACACCCGCAAGGAAATTCAGGAAGCAGTTTCCAAGCAATTGGGCACCCTCGATTACTCGCCGGGCTTCCAGTACGGTCACCCGCTGTCGTTCCAACTGGCCGAGAAAATCACCGAGCTGACCCCGGGCAACCTCAACCACGTGTTCTTCACTGACTCGGGTTCCGAGTGCGCTGACACTGCGGTGAAAATGGTCCGTGCCTACTGGCGCCTGAAAGGTCAGGCGACCAAGACCAAAATGATCGGCCGTGCCCGTGGTTACCACGGTGTGAACATCGCCGGCACCAGCCTCGGCGGCGTCAACGGCAACCGCAAATTGTTCGGTCAGGCGATGATGGACGTCGATCACCTGCCGCACACTTTGCTGGCGAGCAATGCGTTCTCTCGTGGCATGCCGGAGCAGGGCGGTATCGCCTTGGCCGATGAGCTGCTGAAACTGATCGAACTGCACGATGCTTCGAACATCGCTGCGGTATTCGTAGAACCGATGGCCGGTTCCGCCGGCGTACTGGTGCCGCCACAGGGTTACCTGAAGCGTCTGCGCGAGATCTGCGATCAGCACAACATCCTGCTGGTGTTCGACGAAGTGATCACCGGTTTCGGCCGTACCGGCAACATGTTCGGCGCCGACACCTTTGGCGTCACCCCGGACCTGATGTGCATCGCCAAGCAAGTCACCAACGGCGCGATCCCGATGGGCGCGGTGATTGCCAGCTCCGAGATCTACCAGACCTTCATGAATCAGCCGACTCCGGAATACGCGGTGGAATTCCCCCACGGCTATACCTACTCGGCGCACCCGGTGGCCTGCGCCGCTGGCCTGGCGGCGCTCGACCTGCTGCAAAAAGAGAATCTGGTGCAGAGCGTCGCCGAAGTCGCGCCGCATTTCGAAAACGCGCTGCATGGTCTGAAAGGCTCCAAACACGTTATCGACATCCGTAACTTCGGCCTGGCCGGTGCGATCCAGATTGCCGGTCGTGACGGCGACGCCATCGTGCGTCCGTTCGAAGCGGGCATGGCCCTGTGGAAAGCCGGGTTCTACGTGCGCTTCGGCGGCGACACCTTGCAGTTCGGCCCAACCTTCAACAGCAAGCCGCAAGACCTCGATCGCCTGTTCGACGCGGTCGGCGAAGTGCTGAACAAGCTCGACTGA